A region of the Gemmatimonadaceae bacterium genome:
CGGCAGCGATTCGCGCCGGCGCACTGGGCGGCGCAACAGTCAGCCTCGAGAGAGTGTCCGGCCGCGTTTCGCGTGCTGCAAATGCCGCCGCCGTTCTCGCCTTTCTCACCGTCGCGCTCGGCGGCCTCACGGCGAAGTATCCCAGCGCGGCGATCGCCTGCCGGTCGTTCCCGTTATGCGGACGGGACGTCGATGCGCCCGCGAGCTCGGTCCATGTCCAGGTGACGCATCGCGTCCTCGCGCTATTGCTCCTGCTCCACCTCATCGGTGTCGTCGCCGGCCTCTCGAGACGAGGGGACGAGTCGAGAACGGTGGCTCGCGCGGCCAGCGTCGCTCTCGGTCTCGTGATCCTGCAGCTCGCGGTGGCAGCGTCGATGGTACTCATGACGTTGCCGCCCTTCCTTCGATCGCTCCATGAGGCCATCGGCGTGAGCGTCTGGCTCGCGACGTTCACATACGCTTATCTCGCGCACATCGCTCGCGACAGCACGGCCGTGCGCGCCGACGTCTTGGCGAGGAGGATCCCTTCGCGCGCCGCGGACTCGCAAGCCGCACGGAGCCTGATCTCATGACCCACGTGGCTGCGTCGACGTCGCGGGCCTTGGCCCGCGATCTCATCGCGCTCACCAAACCGCGGATCATCTCGCTGCTGTTAGTGACGACGATCGCACCGATGTTCGTCGCTGGGACGCCGAGCTGGACCCTCGTGCTGGTCGTATTCGTGGGCGGCTACCTGATGGCGGGCGGCGCGAACGCGGTCAACATGTATCTCGATCGCGACATCGACGAGCGTATGGCGCGCACGCGTCTTCGCCCGATCCCGAGCGGGCGTCTCGCCGCGCGCGAAGTGCTGTTCTTCGGCATTCTGCTGGCGACGACGGCCACCTACCTCCTCGCGCACCTCGCCAACGTGTTGACCGCGGCGCTCGCGCTCGCGGGATTCTATTTCTACGTTTTCGTGTACACGCGCTGGCTCAAACGCAGCACGCCGCAGAACATCGTCATCGGCGGTGCGGCTGGCGCATTCCCTCCGCTCGTCGGTTGGGCCGCGGTCACCGGACGGGTTGACCTGCTCGCTGTTTATCTTTTTCTCATCATCTTCTATTGGACGCCGCCGCACTTCTGGGCGCTTGCGCTCCTCAAGCAGCGCGACTACGATCGCGCTGGTGTGCCGATGGCACCGCTCGTGTGGGGTGAGCGCGAGACAATGCACCAGATGCTCGCATACACAGCCATCCTCATTCCTCTCACGTTCCTGCCGGCGGCCTTCGGCGCCCTCGGCCCGCTGTACCTGACCTCCGCCGTGCTCCTCGACGGCGCGCTGCTGCTCGGCGTCGTCCGTGTCGCGCGCGGCGGGCGGTGGATGCCGGCAGCCTGGTCATTATACAAGTTCTCATTGCTCTATCTCGCGCTGCTCTTTGGCGCGATGGTCGCCGATCGCGTGCTCTTGCGGTGAGCGATACGTTGGACCTGCTCGTCGGCGGTGGCGCCGGCGTACCGGAGAAGCTCTTTCTCATCGACCGCCCAACCGCCGACGGCCGGGTCCGACTCCAATCGTGGTCCAGCGACGACTGGAGTGCCGCGCCAACCTCATCAGAGTGCAACGCGACAGGACTTCTCGCCGAAATCGAAAGCGCCGTGCGCGAGGGACATTCTCTGAACCGCGAGATGAGCGTTGTTAGGCATTGGCTAGCCCCTGGCCCCTAGCCCCTCCCTGACGGCTCACTTCAGCTTCAGCTGCACATCCACTCTGCTCGTCCCGCCGGCAGACACCTCGACCTCGCGCTCGATCTGAGACTCGCCGCGCTCGTGCCACACGAGAAGCCGGTACTTGCCCGGCGGCACGGAGTCGATTCGGAACGTACCCGCGTCGTCGGTGACGGCGAAATAGGGACTCTCGAACACCGCGATGAATCCTCGGGTCCACGGGTGCTGCGCGCACACCGCGGTGATCAGACCAGCTTTCGCCGCCAGATGTTCGTTAGGCACGACTTGTCCGTCGTCCGTGAGCGGAACCACCGCGAGGGCATCGCCGCCGTTGCCGCCGCGCAGAAAGCGCGTCGTGTGCGCGAGCCGGTCTTCGTTGCGCACGTTTACCGTCGTTCCGGCGACCACTGCTTGTACACGCGGAATGAGGCGGCAGTCTTCGTTGACGATCTCCGTCCGTCGCTCGATCGGAAGTGACTTCCCTTCCGCGACGTCGGACAGCCAGACCACGACGTTTGCGACCGCCTTCCCGTGCAACACGATCGACGAGTCCGGATAAGCAGTCCCGCAAAGCTCCTGGTCTTTCGTCGGCGTAACGATGCTATCCGGTGGTGGATTCCCATCGATCTCGACTGTGCCTGCGATCGTACCGATGCTGCCGAGCGCAACCGCTTTGTACGCTACGCTTGGCAGATCGCTCGATGCCGCTGACGTCCGGCTTGCCGTGCGTGCCTGCGCCGTGTGGCTGGGATCGCCCGAGCAGGCGAGGGCCGCCACCAGCAGCAGCATGGGCACCCGAACGCCTTCGAGAGAACGTGCACGAGCTCGTCGGATCGTGCTGATGCGTTGTTGGTGCACGAGGAGTATCAATTGAGTGCAGGGCGTACTGCCGAGTTGGCAAGGCATGCGCCATGTGACCG
Encoded here:
- a CDS encoding COX15/CtaA family protein — protein: MNTLSALRKFSYAALFVAFTHLVFGAIVRISGSGMGCGDHWPLCYGSLFPPMNRPDLVVEWTHRLLASILVLTVVSFAVVAWRARRQPCVGGPGGVLRAVLLAVVAVFAAAILGAVTVKLGNTPYATVAHWLLAMTLFATLGAAAIRAGALGGATVSLERVSGRVSRAANAAAVLAFLTVALGGLTAKYPSAAIACRSFPLCGRDVDAPASSVHVQVTHRVLALLLLLHLIGVVAGLSRRGDESRTVARAASVALGLVILQLAVAASMVLMTLPPFLRSLHEAIGVSVWLATFTYAYLAHIARDSTAVRADVLARRIPSRAADSQAARSLIS
- a CDS encoding heme o synthase encodes the protein MTHVAASTSRALARDLIALTKPRIISLLLVTTIAPMFVAGTPSWTLVLVVFVGGYLMAGGANAVNMYLDRDIDERMARTRLRPIPSGRLAAREVLFFGILLATTATYLLAHLANVLTAALALAGFYFYVFVYTRWLKRSTPQNIVIGGAAGAFPPLVGWAAVTGRVDLLAVYLFLIIFYWTPPHFWALALLKQRDYDRAGVPMAPLVWGERETMHQMLAYTAILIPLTFLPAAFGALGPLYLTSAVLLDGALLLGVVRVARGGRWMPAAWSLYKFSLLYLALLFGAMVADRVLLR
- a CDS encoding carboxypeptidase regulatory-like domain-containing protein produces the protein MLLLVAALACSGDPSHTAQARTASRTSAASSDLPSVAYKAVALGSIGTIAGTVEIDGNPPPDSIVTPTKDQELCGTAYPDSSIVLHGKAVANVVVWLSDVAEGKSLPIERRTEIVNEDCRLIPRVQAVVAGTTVNVRNEDRLAHTTRFLRGGNGGDALAVVPLTDDGQVVPNEHLAAKAGLITAVCAQHPWTRGFIAVFESPYFAVTDDAGTFRIDSVPPGKYRLLVWHERGESQIEREVEVSAGGTSRVDVQLKLK